A window of Haliscomenobacter hydrossis DSM 1100 contains these coding sequences:
- the folK gene encoding 2-amino-4-hydroxy-6-hydroxymethyldihydropteridine diphosphokinase, which produces MERVYLATGSNLGDKAANLQAALDLIEIYIGDLVAVSGLYRTEAWGIEDQPEFYNQVMALDTNLESETLLVAVMEIERQMGRERRIRWGERLIDIDILFYGDLVAQSQRLTIPHPFIQERNFVLQPLLEIAPDLVHPVLQKTIRELATASPDPLKVERI; this is translated from the coding sequence ATGGAAAGGGTATATCTGGCTACGGGGAGTAATTTGGGCGACAAAGCAGCCAATTTACAGGCGGCATTGGATTTAATTGAAATCTACATCGGGGATCTGGTAGCGGTATCGGGGCTTTACCGCACCGAAGCCTGGGGAATTGAAGACCAACCTGAGTTTTACAATCAGGTGATGGCGTTAGATACCAACCTGGAATCGGAAACCTTGTTGGTGGCTGTGATGGAAATCGAGCGCCAAATGGGCCGTGAGCGCCGCATTCGTTGGGGTGAACGACTGATCGACATCGATATCTTGTTTTATGGAGACCTGGTAGCACAGTCGCAGCGCTTGACCATTCCGCACCCCTTCATTCAGGAGCGCAATTTTGTGTTGCAACCGCTGCTCGAAATCGCCCCGGACTTGGTGCATCCCGTATTGCAAAAAACCATTCGTGAACTCGCCACCGCATCTCCTGACCCGCTTAAAGTGGAACGAATCTGA